In Ammoniphilus sp. CFH 90114, the DNA window AAGTCACATTCACATTCATGATTGCTGCAACACTCTTAATGTCCATCTTTCCGGTTACGGAGAGCAAATGATCGTACTCTACAATAAAGCTATCTCCACGCTTTAAATATTCTGCATAAAGCCCCTTAGCGAATAACAATCCAAACGCATAGGGATAGTTGTAATAATTATATTCAGCATAATAATAGTGAGGCTTGCATGCCCACATATAAGGATGAAGATACTCAGAATCGAGTCCATCACCATAAGCCTGTTTTTGGCTATCGAGCATAATTTGCTTGAGCTCCTTAACGGACAAAGAGCTGTTTTCGCGACGCTTGAATACTTCACTTTCAAACAAGAAGCGGCTATAGATATCTACGATAACCTGACCAGCGTCAGAAAGTTCATTTTCTAAAATAATAAAGGCCTCATCTTCACTAGCTTCTTTAATCGCAGCATTCTTAATAATGGTTTCACAAAAGATGGATGCTGTTTCAGCAATAGGCATAGGATAATCACTGTTTAAAAAACTTTCTTCGTTCAAACAGGCTCCGTGATACCCATGACCCAGTTCATGCGCTAAGGTGGTGACATCTGAGAAGCTTCCTGTAAAGTTGGATAAGATCCGGCTTTCTTTTATCGTATGGAGATTCGAACAGAAGGCTCCTCCTCGCTTCCCCTCTCGCGGTTCTGCATCAATCCATTTGGCCTCGAAAGCATGATCTGCATATTGAGCAAGCTTCTCACTATAAGAACGGAAATGTTCCACAATAAACCTTCTAGCTTCTTCATAGGTAAAGGTCATATTCACTTCACCCATTGGGGCAAATAAATCATAAAAAGGTAAGCCTTGCTTATGTCCAAGCAACTCCGCCTTCTTCTGGAAAAATCGATGGAAGGCTGGCAGACTTTCTTTCATCGCCGTAAGCATAGCATCAAGAGTTTCCTGATCCATTCGGGAATCTATCAGCGTCTTCTCTAAAGCAGAGGCATACCCTCGCATCTTCGAAGTGCTGATTACTTCTCCTTTAATCCCATTGAGAGCAGCAGCAGAGGAATCTTCAATTTTCTTATACGCTTTAAGCTCGGCTTCATATGCTGTTTTTCTTAATTTCGCATCGCTCTCGTAAGCCATATTTCTTACGACAGACAAGGGAAGCTGTTTATCTTCTCCATCTATATGAATATCAACCAACAATGTGGAAGTAAGCAATTCTTGAAGCTTAGACCAAGCATTGGAGCCTGTATTTTTCATTTTTGCCATGAGCACTTCTTCCTTCTCACTAAGAAGGTATCGATTTTGCTTGGCTGCCTCTGTTAGGTAGTAGCGATGTTCTTTAAGCAGCTCACTTTCGGCTATAATGGCTTCTAGATTTTCAAAGACACCAAGCCACTTCTGAAACATCACGGTCGGTTCCACCAGATCCGTCCCTTTTTCTTCAAGGCGCTCCGACATCTGCATCGCTGTCTCGTTTTTCGCATCTACGCTTAAATTTAATTCCGCAAAACTATGTAATCGGGTATAAAGATGATAAAAGGCATTCAACTGAGAGATATATTCCTCCATAGTCTTCACGGGGGAATCGTGATCTTTCAAATTTTTCATTGCCCATTCTTTTATATTATCGATTTCTGTAAGACACTTCTCAAAATCACGTTGGAATGAGTCAGATTCAAAGGAAGGATATAAGGCATCAAGACTCCAATGCATGTCCATAGGTTCCCCTTCTTTCTGTTTAAAATTGGATAATTCTTAAACCTATTGTAACACAAGGAACCCTGTGTAGAAAAAGAACAGTTATAGCCCCTAAACGCTAAGGATGTTATGATAACAAATAGGGATATTTCGAAAAACAACCTCTTGAGGAGTGTAAAAAATGAAAAAACGTGTTGTCGTAACAGGTGTTGGCTGTGTTACTCCATTAGGTTTAGATGTGGAGACGACCTGGAATAACCTCTTAGCAGGGAAAAGCGGAATTGGTCCTTTAACCAGGAGAGACGCATCTAAATTTCCAGTTAAAGTCGCTGCTGAAGTAAAGGATTTTGAAATTGGCAACTATATTGATTTCAAAGAAGGAAGAAGAATGGACCGCTTTACCCAGTTTGCCGTAGCCTCCTCCATGATGGCTATGAAAGATGCCAACTTTGAAATTAATGAAGACAACGCTGCCCGTGTTGGGGTATGGATTGGATCAGGGAATGGTGGGATGGAAAGCTATGAAGAGCAATTCCGCAACTTTGAGGCTAAGGGTTATAAGCGAGTCAGTCCTTTCTTTGTCCCGATGCTGATACCAGATATGGCCTCTGGACAAGTCTCCATCTTCCTTGGAGCAAAAGGGATTAATTCCTGTACGGTTACGGCCTGCGCCTCTGGCGCCAATTCCATTGGAGATGCCTTTAAAGTAATAGAACGTGGGGATGCAGATATCATGATCACAGGGGGAAGTGAAGCACCTATTACGGACATGGCTTTGGCTGGCTTCAGCTCCATGAAGGCGCTCTCTTTTAACGAAGATCCAACGACAGCAAGTCGCCCATTCGATAAGAATCGGGACGGCTTTGTTATGGGAGAAGGCTGTGGGATTCTGATCCTAGAAGAATTAGAGCATGCTATGACACGTGGCGCAAGGATATACGCCGAAATCATAGGCTACGGGGCTACAGGCGATGCACACCATATGACGACTCCTGCTCCTGATGGCGAAGGCGGTGCTCGAGCGATGCAGCTAGCTTTAGAAGATGGTGAGTTGCATCCAGAAGAAGTTGATTATATTAATGCCCATGGGACAAGCACACCGTACAACGATAAGTATGAGACCGCTGCGATCAAAACCGTATTTGGAGCGCACGCCCACAAGCTAGCCGTTAGCTCTACGAAGTCTATGACAGGTCACTTATTAGGAGCTGCTGGAGCCATTGAGGCGATCTTTTCCGTGAAGGCTATCATGGATGGCATCATGCCTCCAACCATGAACTACCAAACAGCTGATGAAGATTGTGATTTAGACTATGTTGCAAATAAAGCTAGAAAAGCGGATATTCGAGTCGTGTTAAGCAATTCTCTAGGGTTTGGTGGTCATAATGTTACGTTAGCGTTTAGGAAGTTATAAGAGGTGAGCCATATCCAGATACCTCTTATTGGTATTCTGGTGGGCATCAAAAATAATAACGGTAAGAATTTCCCCTATTTTGCAGAAATCACAGTTTTACAGCAGAATAAGAGGAATTTTTTCCGTTATTTCCTTTTGTGGAGGGATGTAATCGCTTCCATATATGAATAAAGGAACTTTTTCCCCCTATTAAGGCCATCTTAGCCCCTAAACATGAAATAAGGGAAAAACGTTCCGCTAATCCTTGGTCAGACCACGATCACTTAAACAAAGCTCTTCATGCGATCCATAAGCCCCTGATAGAAGCGAGCTTCGGAACGAGTGATATAGGCTCCTGCACGGTAGATGGTTTGTAAATCCTCTTGGCTGGTAAAGCGTACAAGAACATCCTTACAAAGCTGATAATGACGAGGCTCATGATGATCAGCATGAACCTTCCAGAAGGTTAAATTTAATTTCCGGTCTTGGTTATAACGATCATGGCTCAACCCTTCACCAATCAATCCCATCACTTTTCCCGCAAACAACTCCGACCCTAATCCGATGGATGCCATAGCTTCTAACGGAGTGGCTGAACGAAGGAAGGAAATAAACGTATCCACCGCACCCACCGTTGCCGGTGAAACAGGATAATCCGGTACATATTTCTCATTTGTTGAGACATGCGGTGCAGCTGTAATCAGAAAAGAATGATAAAGCTTGGAATGATAAGCCTTAGGGTTCCCTCTTCCTCCTTCATCCCATAGATTATCGACTAGCGGTACCCACCAATCATCCTCAGGCATTACAGCAGCAACGGCTGCCCCTAAGACACGAGGGAAATTTCGGCTGTAATAGCTATATTGTAAAGCAAACTCACTGACTTGTTCTGGTGTCCACTCTCCAGCTAGCAGCGACTGCATGAATTCTCCTTGTATAATCTCTTTCTCGACGATCTCCCAGATCGCTTGTTCTACTTGTTGATAGTCTGTAAACAACACCTTAGCTCCCCTTTTCTATACTTTTTCTCTACGTATCATATCATAACTTTTCCCTCGCCCCTACCCCGTTGTATAATTAATGAACGAATGCCAATTTCGACCTGGGGGACCTAAAAATCATGAAAAAGAAAAATCGGATCTTACTCTTTACCGGCGGGAATCTTGGTTCTTGGGCACTAGAAGAAATTCAACAAGGAGATAGGCTAATCGGTGTGGACCGCGGAGCGTTGTTTCTTATTCTAAATCACTTGCAACCAGACTTGGCACTAGGAGACTTCGACTCTGTTACAGAAGAAGAACGAGAAATTATCCGCCGCCAATCTGTAAGCTACTCCGATTGCGATCCGATTATGAAGGACCAAACCGATACGGAAATGGCTTTTGAATGGGCTTTAAAGCAAAACACTGAAGAGATCTTGCTTCTTGGTGCTCTTGGTACGCGATTTGATCATTCTCTGGCCAATGTTCATTTATTACGAAGAGGGTTGGAAAAAAGAATTCCATGCCGCATCATCGATGAAAAAAATGAGCTTATGATTATGGATCGATACTTGGAAGTAGAAAAAAGCCATTATAACCACGTCTCCCTTCTTCCTCTCAGCCTGCAAGTTACAGGAATAACATTGACTGGTTTTCAATACCCTTTAAATAAAGCGACACTGAACGTTGGAGACTCGCTTGGAATTAGTAATGTGCTGGTGAAGGAAGTGGGACAAATTGAAATCGACTCTGGCTTATTGCTGGTAATCAAAAGCAAGGACTAACCAACACACAAAAAAACGAGCCTTTAGAATAACATTCTAAGGCTCGCTTCATGTCTTACCCCCATCTGACCAATTCCAACTCAAAATCGTGAGAAAAATCTGGACTGATTGGCAAGACACGTACATTTGCCATCGCCTTATTCCAATCCTCCAATGTACCAGGAAAACTTCCTGCATAGAGGTAATACCCCTGATCAAGTTCCTTTACTAACTGCAGTTCTTTGCGCCATAGTCCCTCCTGTTCATGATGTCCAACAGCTTCAATGCGTACATCCTTATGCCAGATTGGACCTAGCCTTACCTTACAATGAGCTGTAAATACTTTGGGATAGGTAGCAACTAATTCTGCCTTCTGTATATGCACTTGGTGCCAGTTTTCTCGAATAAACTTCTTGTAGGAAGACACACGTTTCGCAACTTCTAACCCATTTTCCGCAAATCTCCGCCCCCTAATGGCTGTGGGAATATACAGCTTACCCCAATATTCAGCTAACATACAACTAGTACTGAAAACAGGGGTAAGGGTTTGAATGGATTCCTTCATCCTATCTACCCAGGTTGTATGCTCTTGATAATACATAGGTACAATCTCTTCTTCTAACAAACGATAAAGCTCTTCACTATCTGCCTGATCTTGCTCTTCAGGAGAATGGTGTGTTCCACTTTCAATGGCCCACCCGTTCTTCCCGTTATATCCCTCTGCCCACCAACCATCCAAGATACTGCAATTTAGGACTCCATTTACTGCTGCTTTTTGCCCGGAGGTTCCACTTGCCTCCATGGGTTTGATAGGCGTATTCAACCAAACATCTACACCAGATATTAAATATTTTGCTTTTGTCATATCATAGTTTTCGAGAAGGAATATCTTATCTTTAAAACGATCCTCTTGCGATAACTGCCATATCTGACGAATGAGCTTCTGTCCAGGAAGATCCGCAGGATGAGCTTTACCAGCAAAAAGAAAGGCAATAGGACGCTCTAGCTGCCCCACTAGCTGCTCTAACCGCTCTAAATCCCTAAACAAAAGCAATGCTCTCTTATAGGTTGCAAATCGCCTTGCAAACCCAACCGTTAAAGTAGATGCAAGATCAGGTAGCCTTAATGCTTGGATCATCTCTTGCTTGGCTTGCTGATGAGCTGACCAAAGTTCCTCGTTTGAAACCATTTTTACTTTTTCCCAAATCTTTCGCTCGGCAATTCTTGTCTTCCACTCCGGTTGAAGATATCGGTTATAAAGCTTCTCCATCTCCTTTGAAACCCACGTTTTGGTATGAATTCCGTTGGTTATGGAAGTAACTTGAATATGCTCCTTTGGGATATCTGGCGTCCACTGATGGAACAGCTCCTTGGTGACTTCTGCATGAAGTTTGCTTACTCCATTGACCTTGCATGCCGTACTTACTGCTAATCGAGTCATATTAAACCGATCTTCAATCCGGCCAAGTTCTAATACCGTTTCCCTTGACGCACCTAGTTGCCAATAATACTGACCTAAGTAACGATCCATCTGTTCAAAGGAAAAATGATCATGTCCTGCGGGCACGGGAGTATGAGTAGTAAAAACCGTTGAGGCTCTAACTGCCTCAAGCGCTGTTTCAAAAGAAATGCCTTGAGCTGAATATTCTCGAATTCTTTCCAGAGACATAAACGCGGAATGCCCTTCATTCATATGCCAAACCTCAGGCTCTTCCCCAACCGCACGAAGACATCGCACACCGCCAATTCCAAGAATGATTTCTTGTGCTATCCTTGTATCTGTGTTTCCTCCATACAGATGATTCGTTAAGCTTTGGTCTTCTTTAGTATTTTTTTCATGATGAGCGTCCAATAAATACACCGGAACATCTCCAACCTCAGCCCTCCAAATCCTTAAGTAAACGGTACGGCCCTCAATGGGAACAGTAATCCATTTAGGCTGACCATTGTCATCTAGAATCGGAAGAATAGGTAGATCTTCCGGTTGATGCTCGGGATAATACACCTGCTGATTCCCTGCCTCATCTAAACTTTGTTGGAAGTATCCCCTTCGATATAATATTCCTACGGCTATTAGCGGAACACCTAGATCGTTCGCGGCCTTCACGTGATCTCCTGCCAATACCCCTAAACCTCCAGAATAGATGGGTAAAGACGCGTCTATCCCAAACTCCGCAGAAAAATAGGCGATCTTCGCTTCCATATTTTCACCTCATCGCAAACGTGATGTTTACCTATAGGATATGCGGACAGTGAAATGGGGTTCCTTTGCTCGAGAAATCCTTCTTCAAATATGATAGCATTCATAGATTAGGGCACAAAAAAAGAAGGAACCATTGTGGCTCCTTAATCAAAACTAGTGGGGGATACAACTATGATTACCCACAGACCGTATTCCTATTCTATTACGGCTGATCCTTTCGTGGAAAAGTTAAAAAGTGAGGGAAATGGGTGATGTAAGCCATAAGCCTAAATGAGCCCTACTAAACTACTTTTTATCTGTATTTTTTTGGTTTATAATAATAAGGGTTTTTACCTTGCCACTTCCACACGTAGGACATTTGGTTGGCATCTGAAAGATCTGGCAACAATACTCACAAGTATATTTCATCATACTTACCTCCACAATTTGGTTAGGATATCTAGATTCAATCTTATCAGAAGTTCATCAGAAAGGTTCCTGAAATCCTTCAACAAACTCTGCATTCTATCGACATCAACTGACAGAGAAGTAAAAATAAAAAAAAGACATAGTTAATCCTATGCCTTAAAAGGACGCCTTAACCCGCTTAAAACAATTTGGAGTTATTCCACCCCCTTCTTTCCAGATTATTTTAGATAATTCTTATCCGTCCCAGAGCTTTACAGCATTCTCTCCACTTCGCCTTTCAGCGACAAGACTTGTTTGCGGTGAGCCCCTGCGATGTTCTGTAGTATTCAGTTGTGAAATATAATGACCTCTCGTTCTCATTTCAGGTCTTACTTTTCTATCGGTATACACCATACTTGTGCGATTCATCCATTTTTGCTCTACTGAATCATCAACTTGCATAATACCTGTCTCTTGACGGTATAAAGGGAATATTACACCTTCCATATAGAAGATCGAAGTAAGGTCTTGGTCAGACTTATGAATATAACTTAAATTCCCTAAACGTCTGCTTTGCACCAACTCGAATTCTTTCATTTCTACCGCCTCCTCATTTTCATTTACTGTTTGGATATTTACGAGACAACCTTCTGATAGATAGTGCCCTAGTTCCTCTCTTAAGGATTCAAGTATGCTTGTATAATTAATATTCTTGTACTTTAATTCGATATGGATTAAATCAAAAGGGTTTCTCCCATCTTGCCAAGGACTTTCAAGAAGAGTCTTTTTCATCATAGAAAATACTTCTCGAATACTCTTTCTAGGGCTAGCCAGGTCAGTCATCACACGGTAGTAGTGGAGTTTTCCATTCCCATCGCAAAACATTACTTGAGTGAATATTAAACCTACTCTTACATTCAGCTTATCCATTATTTACACTCTCCTTTAATGTTTTTCAGTTGACTGACTGTTGGCCTGATCCCGGGCTAGGCCACGCCGTCCGTTTCATTTGTTACCTTTATTTTACATGCATAGGACAAGCCTGGAAAGAGGTGTAAATTGTAAGAGATTGTCTACTCTCAGAGAAATGTTCGACAGGCTCCGAGGGGTATCACTCTCATTTTTATAAAAATAAAAAAAGCCGCTCATTGGCGGCATAGAATATATGGCATTATCGTCGATATTCCACATAATTTAATTAGTATATTCATAGATTCGACTAATTATTCTATTAAATTCCGAAAGAAACAAATTTCGTCTCTAGGAATCCTTCTAATGCATAGTGTCCACCTTCACGACCAATTCCACTTTCCTTAAACCCACCAAACGGAGCTTGAGTTTGAGTAGGGGAGCCATCATTGATTCCTACAATTCCGTATTCAAGCGCTTCAGCAATTCGGAAGCAACGGCTGTTGTTTTGCGTATAAGCATAAGCAGCTAATCCATAAACCGTATCATTTGCCATTTCAATAACAGATGCTTCATCCTTGAAAGGAATGATAGGTACAACAGGACCGAATGTTTCTTCATAGCAAACTTTCATATCTGGAGTTACGTTGGTAATAACCGTTGGCTCTAAGAAGAATCCTTTACTGTACTCTCCTTCAGTTAAGCGGTTCCCACCGAAAGCAATCGTCCCACCCTTTTCCTTCGCATCTTCAATGTGAGCCATAACGCTATTTAAAGAGCCCTCATCAACAAGCGGTCCGATTTCAACCCCTTTTACTCTTCCGTCACCCACTTTGGTATTCTTCAAGCGCTCAATTAGCTTTTCTGTGAACGCCTCCACAATGGATTCTTGAACATATAGGCGGTTCGTACAAATACACATTTGACCGGTGTTGCGGTACTTACTCTCAAACAATCCTTGTACAGCTGCATCTAGGTTTGCATCCTCGAATACGATGAATGGTGCATGTCCGCCAAGCTCCATACTAATTCGTTTAACCTGTTTTGCTGCCCCTTCCATCAGTTTCTTTCCAACGTCTGTAGAACCGGTGAAAGTGATCTTAGCCACCTTAGGATTTTCAGTAATCTCTCTTCCTATCGCACTTGCTTTGCCCAATACAAGGTTTACAACACCCTTAGGGAACCCGGCCTCTTCGATCAACTCAAACATACGAATGGCACTAAGAGGGGTCTTCATAGCTGGCTTAACAACAACCGTACAACCTGCAGCTAACGCTGGGGCAATTTTTCTTGCTAACATGTTAACAGGAAAATTCCAAGGAGTAATCGCTGCAACAACACCAACAGGCTGCTTGATAACCATCAAACGCTTATTGGCCATAGAGGAAGGAATCGTTTCACCGTAAATCCGCTTCCCTTCTTCGGCATACCACATAAAGTTGTCTGCAGCACCAAGTGCCTCAAACTTCGCTTCTCCAAGTGGTTTACCCATTTCTGCGGACATGATAGCAGCTAGCTCATCACGGTTCTTGCGAATTAATTCATACAGGTTGTTCAGATACTTTGATCTTTCGCGAGCGGTTAGCTGAGACCAACCTTTGAATGCGGCATGAGCAGCATCAATCGCCTTCGCTGTGTCACGATCATCTCCATAGCTAACTACACCAACCGGTTCACTCGTTGCCGGATTAATGACTTCATAGGTTTCTTCGCTCTCTGCTAAAATCCATTCTCCGTTAATATACATCTTTTTCACTAAATCCGACATAATTCCCTCCTAGGTTTTATCTCACTAAAGGTTTAGCTTAGACAGGTTTAATCGCTTCAAAAGGATTCTTACAGCTATTACAGTAAAAAATACTACGACAGGCTGTAGGTCCAAAAATATTATTCATAACAGTTTTAGGAGAGTTGCAATATGGGCATTCAATCTCCCAAACCCCTTCTTGCTTAGATTCAAGGGGTGGAGGTGCAATTCCATACTCTTTTAACTTTTCTCTTCCTTCCGCTGTAATGCGGTCGGAAGTCCAGATCGGCTTCTTAAGGAAAATCACTTCTACCTCGTCAATTCCTTCAATATCTGATACGGACTTCACGACATCATTTTCCATCATATTTAATGCTGGACAGCCAATGTACGTTGGAATCATTCGAACGGTCACTTTGCTTTCAGCAATCTCGACCGCTTCGACCATTCCCATTTCAATCAAGCTTACGGAAGTGATTTCAGGGTCTGTAACGAGCTGAAGTTTTTCCCAAACCTGTTTCTCAAGCGACGTTAATGCCTCTTGCATCGTAACCAACTCCTCTTACCAGGATGCTTGCGGGTCTAGCTTATAAACTTCGTTAAGTTCATTTAACGCATCAACAAATTCTTGAGAATGCTTTCCTTCTCTTCCAGTTGTCTCAAGCGCTTTAAACTCACCTGGCCATTCCAGTCCAGCACCTTCTATTTTAGCTTGGATTCTGCTGATGAACTTCTCCTTCAACACATCCACAGATTCAATTAGTCCAAGCTCAACCATCTTCGCACCCTTAGATCCAAGGTCAAATAAAGAGGAAACGTCTTCCCAAGTCTTCTTAAGTGCAGCATTCAGACGGTTTTGAGCTTCTTCTGTGCTGTGAGAAAGCTGATCAATCCATACTTCCCAGTGATATAGATGATAGAATTGTTCTCTCTTAATTTTAGCTGCCGTATCAGCTAATGGAGCGTAAGAGGAATTCTCTAATGCATCAAGGCGAGCTTTCTTAAATACTTCATAGGCATAATTACGCATAATTGCGTAACCCCAGTCATAATCAGGATTTTCTTTATAGTGTCCTTGACCATTCACTCGTTCTGTAAGAGCAGCATTCCGATACTCTTCTGGCTTACGAAGATGAGCGATGTCATCGGCCTTCCCAAATCCCAGTTCTTCTAGCATTTGATAATACATAGCTGCATGGCCCATCGTGTCCTGAGTAATCGAGGAGAAGGCAACATCTTCTTCGATATGTGG includes these proteins:
- a CDS encoding M3 family oligoendopeptidase, coding for MDMHWSLDALYPSFESDSFQRDFEKCLTEIDNIKEWAMKNLKDHDSPVKTMEEYISQLNAFYHLYTRLHSFAELNLSVDAKNETAMQMSERLEEKGTDLVEPTVMFQKWLGVFENLEAIIAESELLKEHRYYLTEAAKQNRYLLSEKEEVLMAKMKNTGSNAWSKLQELLTSTLLVDIHIDGEDKQLPLSVVRNMAYESDAKLRKTAYEAELKAYKKIEDSSAAALNGIKGEVISTSKMRGYASALEKTLIDSRMDQETLDAMLTAMKESLPAFHRFFQKKAELLGHKQGLPFYDLFAPMGEVNMTFTYEEARRFIVEHFRSYSEKLAQYADHAFEAKWIDAEPREGKRGGAFCSNLHTIKESRILSNFTGSFSDVTTLAHELGHGYHGACLNEESFLNSDYPMPIAETASIFCETIIKNAAIKEASEDEAFIILENELSDAGQVIVDIYSRFLFESEVFKRRENSSLSVKELKQIMLDSQKQAYGDGLDSEYLHPYMWACKPHYYYAEYNYYNYPYAFGLLFAKGLYAEYLKRGDSFIVEYDHLLSVTGKMDIKSVAAIMNVNVTSVDFWRGSLKLIEKDIEKFISLK
- the fabF gene encoding beta-ketoacyl-ACP synthase II, with translation MKKRVVVTGVGCVTPLGLDVETTWNNLLAGKSGIGPLTRRDASKFPVKVAAEVKDFEIGNYIDFKEGRRMDRFTQFAVASSMMAMKDANFEINEDNAARVGVWIGSGNGGMESYEEQFRNFEAKGYKRVSPFFVPMLIPDMASGQVSIFLGAKGINSCTVTACASGANSIGDAFKVIERGDADIMITGGSEAPITDMALAGFSSMKALSFNEDPTTASRPFDKNRDGFVMGEGCGILILEELEHAMTRGARIYAEIIGYGATGDAHHMTTPAPDGEGGARAMQLALEDGELHPEEVDYINAHGTSTPYNDKYETAAIKTVFGAHAHKLAVSSTKSMTGHLLGAAGAIEAIFSVKAIMDGIMPPTMNYQTADEDCDLDYVANKARKADIRVVLSNSLGFGGHNVTLAFRKL
- a CDS encoding TenA family transcriptional regulator; the encoded protein is MLFTDYQQVEQAIWEIVEKEIIQGEFMQSLLAGEWTPEQVSEFALQYSYYSRNFPRVLGAAVAAVMPEDDWWVPLVDNLWDEGGRGNPKAYHSKLYHSFLITAAPHVSTNEKYVPDYPVSPATVGAVDTFISFLRSATPLEAMASIGLGSELFAGKVMGLIGEGLSHDRYNQDRKLNLTFWKVHADHHEPRHYQLCKDVLVRFTSQEDLQTIYRAGAYITRSEARFYQGLMDRMKSFV
- a CDS encoding thiamine diphosphokinase, with product MKKKNRILLFTGGNLGSWALEEIQQGDRLIGVDRGALFLILNHLQPDLALGDFDSVTEEEREIIRRQSVSYSDCDPIMKDQTDTEMAFEWALKQNTEEILLLGALGTRFDHSLANVHLLRRGLEKRIPCRIIDEKNELMIMDRYLEVEKSHYNHVSLLPLSLQVTGITLTGFQYPLNKATLNVGDSLGISNVLVKEVGQIEIDSGLLLVIKSKD
- the glgP gene encoding alpha-glucan family phosphorylase, which produces MEAKIAYFSAEFGIDASLPIYSGGLGVLAGDHVKAANDLGVPLIAVGILYRRGYFQQSLDEAGNQQVYYPEHQPEDLPILPILDDNGQPKWITVPIEGRTVYLRIWRAEVGDVPVYLLDAHHEKNTKEDQSLTNHLYGGNTDTRIAQEIILGIGGVRCLRAVGEEPEVWHMNEGHSAFMSLERIREYSAQGISFETALEAVRASTVFTTHTPVPAGHDHFSFEQMDRYLGQYYWQLGASRETVLELGRIEDRFNMTRLAVSTACKVNGVSKLHAEVTKELFHQWTPDIPKEHIQVTSITNGIHTKTWVSKEMEKLYNRYLQPEWKTRIAERKIWEKVKMVSNEELWSAHQQAKQEMIQALRLPDLASTLTVGFARRFATYKRALLLFRDLERLEQLVGQLERPIAFLFAGKAHPADLPGQKLIRQIWQLSQEDRFKDKIFLLENYDMTKAKYLISGVDVWLNTPIKPMEASGTSGQKAAVNGVLNCSILDGWWAEGYNGKNGWAIESGTHHSPEEQDQADSEELYRLLEEEIVPMYYQEHTTWVDRMKESIQTLTPVFSTSCMLAEYWGKLYIPTAIRGRRFAENGLEVAKRVSSYKKFIRENWHQVHIQKAELVATYPKVFTAHCKVRLGPIWHKDVRIEAVGHHEQEGLWRKELQLVKELDQGYYLYAGSFPGTLEDWNKAMANVRVLPISPDFSHDFELELVRWG
- a CDS encoding NAD-dependent succinate-semialdehyde dehydrogenase, coding for MSDLVKKMYINGEWILAESEETYEVINPATSEPVGVVSYGDDRDTAKAIDAAHAAFKGWSQLTARERSKYLNNLYELIRKNRDELAAIMSAEMGKPLGEAKFEALGAADNFMWYAEEGKRIYGETIPSSMANKRLMVIKQPVGVVAAITPWNFPVNMLARKIAPALAAGCTVVVKPAMKTPLSAIRMFELIEEAGFPKGVVNLVLGKASAIGREITENPKVAKITFTGSTDVGKKLMEGAAKQVKRISMELGGHAPFIVFEDANLDAAVQGLFESKYRNTGQMCICTNRLYVQESIVEAFTEKLIERLKNTKVGDGRVKGVEIGPLVDEGSLNSVMAHIEDAKEKGGTIAFGGNRLTEGEYSKGFFLEPTVITNVTPDMKVCYEETFGPVVPIIPFKDEASVIEMANDTVYGLAAYAYTQNNSRCFRIAEALEYGIVGINDGSPTQTQAPFGGFKESGIGREGGHYALEGFLETKFVSFGI
- the paaD gene encoding 1,2-phenylacetyl-CoA epoxidase subunit PaaD, coding for MQEALTSLEKQVWEKLQLVTDPEITSVSLIEMGMVEAVEIAESKVTVRMIPTYIGCPALNMMENDVVKSVSDIEGIDEVEVIFLKKPIWTSDRITAEGREKLKEYGIAPPPLESKQEGVWEIECPYCNSPKTVMNNIFGPTACRSIFYCNSCKNPFEAIKPV
- the paaC gene encoding 1,2-phenylacetyl-CoA epoxidase subunit PaaC encodes the protein MSKIYQTPEEAKQDQQYLETLAELIYQLADDDLLISHRGSEWLGLAPHIEEDVAFSSITQDTMGHAAMYYQMLEELGFGKADDIAHLRKPEEYRNAALTERVNGQGHYKENPDYDWGYAIMRNYAYEVFKKARLDALENSSYAPLADTAAKIKREQFYHLYHWEVWIDQLSHSTEEAQNRLNAALKKTWEDVSSLFDLGSKGAKMVELGLIESVDVLKEKFISRIQAKIEGAGLEWPGEFKALETTGREGKHSQEFVDALNELNEVYKLDPQASW